The nucleotide sequence GACAACGCTGCGGTACGTCATCTTGCAGGTTGACGTAAAACTGTGTTTGGCCGTCGGTGTCACGAGCTTCACTCGACCAATTTGCAGCACCAGCACTTGCTGACAACATAGCAGTTAAGATCAGACTAACAGTTAAAGCTTTCATTTTAAGGACTCCATTCCAAGTAATGTATGGTTTTGATTTTCATACAATATACTTACAAGGCATCCATTTTAGTATCGGCCACATGGCCAATCAAACACCGCACTTAGGCCGAATAAATAACTAAAGCAAGACAAGCGTGATCTAGATCACACACTCAAGCGCATCCTCTAACAATAAGGCGCTGACTTGACTGCGCCCTTGCTTGCCAGTTTTCTGCAATATGACCGCCACATGGCACTTAATGGTGCTTGGACTCAAGTTCATGGCAAGCGCTATGTCTTTATTGGCTTGCCCTTGCACCAAACATAAAAACACTTGTTGCTCGCGCACCGACAAGTTGTACTTAGCACTAAGCACATGAATAGCATTGGTAGGTTGCGACGATAAATTAAAGTTTTGCTTGAGAGATAATGACATGGCATGGCGACTAAACCACAACTCATTAGCCGTTAAGGTACGAATGGCGCGCGGCATCCGCTCTAAGGTTTGATTTTTAACAATTAACCCAGAGAAACCTAAAGAAATGAGCCCAGGCACGCTCTCTTCATCAAGGCTGTCAGCATTGACTATTAACCACTTACCACCACGCTCGCGTGGATTGATTAATAATGCCGTGGGATTACCTAGGCTAGCTTTATCATAAATAACCAACGCCGAGGACGGCAGGTGCCATAACCCTTGAACATCATTCACAGTAGTAAATTGAATTTCTTCAAAAATACTTGCCATGCCCGCGGCCACCATATTCAGCCATCCCGCATCAGCAGAGGCGATATAAATGACTCGGTTTTCCATAACCTTCATCCTGTTTAACTTTCAATACATGCATAAATATTAAGCGCACAATACCCCATGAACCTGATAGCAACAAGGAATTAACGGCTAAGGCACTAACAACTATACATTTTGATACAAACTGCGGGGCAGAAGCGCAAGGGAGCCGTTAGCATTCATCAATACTAACGGCCGAATGATAGGCTGCTTGGTGGCTGTGATACTGACAAATACTTACTCTTCGGTTTGCTCTTGGGTATACACCCTATCCCCAAGCCACACGAACACTAAGGTTAACAGCCAAGCTAGCAGTATGGGCGCAGGAATCTTGCCAGCCACAGTAGCAGTTAAGCCAACAAAGGCCATGATGGGCATAGCTTGGGTGATTGCAGGTAAATAGTCAGGAACTGTCAGCATTTTAAGCCGCTGCAAACAATAAATCAGTGCCATCAGTTTAAGCGTTAACAGCAATGGCTGAAATTGACCTAAGCCGAGCAACACCATTAAGGGCAGCAATAACCAAGGATTGGCAATTTCGGTGGGTTGCCAATAACGCCCGCTTAAACACAAGAGTGTTATGGCGAACAATTGCCATAAAGTCACGGTCGCATCGCCCGCTAATCGCCCTTCGGCTTGCAATACTATTAAGCCTAAAAATAATGAACAGGCCATAGTGAGCAATAAGGCGCGAAATTGCCAGACACGCTGATGATCTAAGGCTTGCATGATGACAGGCGCCATCACCCACACACTCAAGCTCATCTCTAACGACTGTTGATCTAAGGTGCTGATATAGACCCACATCCCCAGCAGCAATGCGCCACAAGCCATTCCAGCCCTTGGCATAAACAAGAGTGCAACCAATACCGCGACCCATTGCGGCATCGCCAAGGGATCTATCCCCAAATCTAAGGCCAACATAGCACTCAAACTGCATGCTGCGAGCCAAAATCCTATGGCATAAGTCATTGCGCCTCCGCTGCCTTAATGGGTTACACAAATTAAGCTAAGGTATTAATTATTTTCTCTATTTGAACATAGCCAGTCTAAGGCGTGCGGTAAATAGCTCGGCTAAAATTTCTCCATTCACACCCATCATTTTCACTATTGATTGCTTTAGGAGTCAAAACTCGCCACAGTTTGCCAAATTGATTTTTGTATAAGACTTTCCGTGCCCGTCACCCCTATTTTTAGTAGCCACATAGGCCGAATTTGCGGAGCCCCAAGCGCGGCGTTAAGCATCAGTCAGGCCGGTATTAGGTTCCAATCTCAAGGCCAAATGATAGACCTTAGTTGGCGCAGCCTCATAGCCCCGCCGCAGTGGCATTTAAGTTTATTTGGTTGGATTATTCAGCTGCCATGCGCTGACAAAACCTGGCAAATTGCCATGGTCAGTTATGGCGCCGAGCAAACCTATCTGCAGCCAATGCTAACTTTTTGGTTGCAAGCCCAGCGCCAACCCTTACTTAAATTTGTTGAACACCTACGTCCAAGTTTATCGCAGCAATACCCCAGAAATAGTCATTTGCAGCGTCTTCATGAATATGCGCGCCAAGAGCAGAATAAATGGCAACTGGCTGATATTGCGATTAAAAATAGCCGCCTAGTGATAGACGAGCCACTAGCCTTAGCCATTCAAGAGCTACTGACTATTGCCGCTTGGACAAGGGCTGATAGGCAAGCCGAGCAAGAGCGCTTTGTGACGAGTCAACTCAGTCAATTTCAATCACTGTTTGATAGCATAGAAAGTCGGCCACTGACCTTAAGTCAGCGCCGCGCCTGCATTATTGATGAGCACAATAACTTATTATTAGCCGGTGCTGGCAGCGGCAAAACTAGCGTTATGGTGGGCCGTAGCGCTTATTTGCTGGCAAGCGGTCAAGCGCAAGCAGAGGACTTACTGCTATTGGCCTTTGGCCGAGATGCTGCCAATGAATTATCCATGCGCATTCAAGATAAGCTTAAAGGCGCGGCCGTGCTCGCCACTACCTTTCATAGTTTAGGGCTTAGCATCATTCAGCAAGTAGAAGGGCAAGCCCCAAGTTTGAGCCCGTGGCAGCAAGATAACCAAGGATTGCATGATTGGGTTAAGGCAGAATTAGCCAACTTGATGCAAGACCCAGCCTATAGCTTTCAAGTGCAAGAGTATTTTGAGCGCTGGCATTTGCTTGAAAAACACCCCCATGATTTTGCATCCAGAGCCTCTCATCACAACTACTTAAACGAGCAGCAAATCGTGAGCCTTAAGGGGGATAAGGTCGCGAACTTTAGCGAGCGCGTGCTCGCTAATTGGCTATTTAGCCGCCAAATCGATTATCACTATCAAGCCGCCCATAAAAATGAACTCAGTCGCTTTCATTTACCTCAGCTTGGGTTGTATTTGCATTTCTTTAGCTTAGATAAAGCCAAGCGCAGCCCAGAGTATGTGGATAATGCCCACTATCAGGGGCAAATTGCGACAACCATTAACGGCTATAAAGAGCAGCAAACACCCCATATCGATTTATATTATTACCAAGCGCAGCAAGGGCAATTACTGCCTGCACTCATCAAGGCATTAGCCCGCTTAGGCATAGAGCCGAGCGCCATCCCCGCCAATCACTGGCTAAGGGATAGCCAATTAGCCCAGCCGTTAATGGCGCAATTAGCAAGGCAATTGGCAGGGCAAATTGGGCTGTTTAAATTGCATCAGCTCGATGATAGTAAGGCAAAAGCTCGCTGGCTCAAGCGCTTGGGGCAAGGCACTAATAAAGCGCCACTATTGGCTGAGCTTGAATTACTGCAACCACTAGTAAGCCGCTATCAAGCGCACCTTAAGCAAGCCAATCAAATTGATTTTGACGACATGATTATCCGCGCCTGTCAGTATGTCACTAGTGGCCAATTTGTTAGCCCGTGGCGCTTTATCATGGTGGATGAATTTCAGGATATTTCAGCGCCGAGAGCGCAATTAATCTTAGCGCTTCGTAACAGCGTTAAGTCGTCCTCACTCTTTTGTGTGGGCGATGATTGGCAGGCTATTTATCGCTTTGCGGGTTCAGATGTAAATTATACCCGCCAGTTTAGCGCTCAGTTTGGCGATAGCAGCATCAACCATCTAGATACTAGCTTTCGCTTTAATGAGCGTATTGCCGCGGTGGCAAGCAACTTTGTGCAAACTAATCCGCAGCAAATTGCTAAATCTATTCAGTGCTTAAGCAAAGGTAAAACCAGTGCGGTGAGCTTAATTAGCGCGCCGCATATTCAGCAGCAAAGCCTTGAAATCATCACTAAATTATTGGCGCAGCACGCAAGTGCCGTGAAGGATGGTGGACATAGCACCATTGGCAAAATGGCGCCGCGCAGCGTATTAATCCTCAGCCGCTTTCGCTTTCATTTACCAAGCGCGGCGCAGCTTAAAAAGTGGCAACAAGAGTGGCCAAATTTAACGATTAGCGCCATGACAATTCACGCCAGTAAAGGGATGGAAGCCGATATTGTGATTATATCGCCACTTATTAGCGGTCAGTTTGGCTTGCCTGCCCGCCAAGTGACGCCGCTATTATTGGATGCCTTATTGCCGCCCAAAGAAGCGTATCCGTTTGCCGAAGAGCGCCGCTTACTGTATGTCGCCCTAACCCGCGCTAAGGAGCAAGTGTATTTGCTCAGTGACAGTGAGCAGACGAGCGAATTTATTGCCGAACTTGCGCTCAAAAAAATGCCGCTTTAATAGCGGCATTAATCATAGCGATGTGCATTAAGCCTTAACTTAATAACTGCCGTAATTGGTCGTGGTGGCTGATTTCGATACTAGGTAAAACCTCGGGAACCCTTGGCTTACCACTAGGGTTGTACCAGCACGTGGCTAAGCCGCTGTTATTGCCGCCTAAGATGTCGGCATGCAAATTATCACCCACCATCAATACCTTGTGAGGCGCAACTTGAGCGCCGCTCACATCACTCATTAGCATTAAGCTATGAGTAAAAATAGCAGGATCTGGCTTGGCCACGCCAACTTGTTCAGAAATAACCACCAGCGAGAAATAATCACTAAGCCCAGTTTTTTGCAAACGCACTTGCTGTAACTGCGTAAAGCCATTGGTAATTATGCCTAAGCGATAGCGCGGGCCAATGCTTGCCAGTAATTCCCGCACCCCAGGTAACGGCTCACAAATATCGGCCATGGCCATTAAAAAACCGTGATTAAGCGCGCTGGCGCTGCAACCGAGTTTAGTGGCCCAAGCGTTAAATCTGGTGGTTTGAAGGTGCTCGGCATCAATAGTGCCGCGCTGGTACTCAAGCCATAATGGTTGATTAATTAATTGATATTCTTCGAAGTCCTGTTCACTAAAGGCCACTCCATGGCGACTGAACAATAGTTTTAAACCGGCAAACGCATCAAAATGGAACAAGGTTTCGTCGGCATCAAACAGAATCCAGTCAAACTGGTAAGCATCTAGATTCATGACTACATCCTCAACGGCGGGAAACGAAAGTATGACGACAAAGTCAGCGTTTGTCTTTACTCGGTGCGTTTTCAGTTAACATTTTCTGCCATATCTCCTGCCATTTTGAGCACATTGCTAGACACTCTGGCTAAAAAAATCCGTATGACTAGCGCGCGGTGCTGAAGCGCCGCCACCAACAAACGCTGAATAAAACAGCAGGCAAGATTAATTACGGCGATAAATAAAGCAAAAAATGGCTCATATTCAATGAGATAATATTAAATTGATGAAAATTTAATTAAGATAGTTTCATTGACTCAGGTAGACTCAAATCTCATTCTCACGGTTTTTGCGCCAGCGACACCTTCAGAGCAGCAACCGCCTTTTAGTGATTAATAACCCAAAAGTTAGCCAAGCGCATTTACCCGCGCTAACCACTCATTTTGTTTTTTGTTAGGACACACATGAATAAACATCTTATTTGTTGGGCTTTTATCGCCTCTCTTGGCGGCTGCGGTGGCAGCAGTAGCTCAAATAACGAAAACCCTCAGCCTCCCGGGCCAGAAATTCCAGTTCCACCAGAGCCGACTCTGTTACACGTAAGCTTTTCTCTCGATGGTAAGAGCACCTTTGGTCAAATGGTGATCTGTAATGACGAAGCTGCCGCAGACTTTAAGATTAATGTCGGTGACAGTGTAAGTTGTCATTATCAAGACCAAGGTCAAAACGTGCTACTGGCAAGCTTTAGCAATGTGCAGGCCGATAAGGCGCGCGCAGGCCAAAGCACTGAGCGCAAGCAACTGCTGCTGGCCGCGAGTGATAATTTTATTGATAACGCAAATGCTAGCAGTAACGCGCAAACCTTAATCGCCACTATGGGCACTGTCCGTGGTGAATTTATCGATTTACGCTTAAGCAGCCTGCAAGCGCTGCAATTTAGTAATTATTATCAGCATGATCTCGATATGGAGGTTGATGCTTTTGCTGAACTGATTAAGCAAAAAGAAGCCAATGATAACCAAGTAGGTAAATTGCCATCGACCCATGTGCCAGATAGCAAGCCTACTGTAACCCCTGGGGCATCGAGTGATTTAAATGCGGGTTTTGTGGCGGCCAATGCTGAGGCGAGTTATCACTATCAGCCTAAAGACACCATTTTAAGCCGCGCTATCTTAACTGACTCAGACGGCACACCTGTAGCTGGGGTTGAATACTTTAGCCGTGGCAGCCGCGGCGTTACCGATGCTACAGGTGAGTTTACATTTGTGTGGGGCGACACCATTGAATTTGGTATTGATACCTTTACCTTAGGTAGCGTTCGCGGTAATCAGCAGCAAGTTAGCTTGCCGCAATTAGGCGAAGGTGATTTAGGCCTTAATGCTCAAACCTTAGTTAAGCGTTATAGCGAAGATAAGGGCGATCATTGGCAAGTCCCAGAGCAGGTTGCCCAAACCTTTGCTCAATACCCTAACGTCATTAACGAAATTATTGCCTTGGGACTGAGCGCCCACGACCAGTCATTAGAGCTTGGTGATGGTCAAACCCAAGTAGTCGCGGGTGAGTTTTTAGCGCAATTTAACCAAGGCCAAGCGCAGATAATCGATAAGGCCTTATGCAAGAACCACTGCCAAAGCAGCGATGCACCTATGGTTATGAGCGCAAGCGCCAACGCCAAAGATGAAGCAGGCAAGATTTTAGCTGAAGTGCAAAAGCTTTGGGGTAGTACCAGCGCCGTGCAGCAGCAAGGCTGGCAAGCAGTTAACAATTTCCACGTGTTCCATGACAGCACTAACTTCTACGGCAGCACAGGTAATGCCCGCGGCCAAAGTACAGTTAATATCGCCAATACCGCCTTCCCTATCTTGATGGCTCGTAACGATAATAACTACTGGCTGCCATTTGGTAGCAAGAAAGCTTGGGATCCCCAGTCGCTTGCCTATATTACCGAAGCGCCATCTAAGGTAATAGTTGATAAAGTTGGCGCTGAAACCGCCACCTTTAACTTACCTTTCATCAGCTTAGGTGAAATTGGCCAAGGCAAAATCATGGTCATGGGCAATGCCCGTTATAACTCAGTATTAGTCTGCCCCAATGGCTACAGTTGGGATGGTGGCGTCGATAAAGGTCAATGCATTAAGTCTAACGACAGCAATGATATGAAAGGCTTTTTTCAAAACGTCTTCAAATATCTAACCGCTAATCAAGCAGGCGCCACTTTTGATAACCCGATGACGGTTGGCACCAATATCGCTAAGGCTTATTTTAAGCGTGGTGGGCAAGTGCCGGGCAATAACGCCGACTTCGTTATCCACCCTGATTTTGGCGTAACCGCTGAGCAGCTAACCAGCTTTGATGGGCTTGATCCTGCCAGCATGCCACTACTGATCCTTAATGGTTTTGAATATGCGCTTGCAACCAATGGTAACCCTTACCACTTAGTGATGAGCGCCGATGTTAGCAAGCCTAAAATCAGCCAAGATGATGCTACCGCTCTGATTGATTATGTCAGTCGCGGCGGCAGTATCTTAATCATGGAAACCTTGATTTCTAACGATAAGGACACAGCTTATGCGCGCTTACTCGACAGCGCTGGCATAGCCTTCGGTCAAGGCAACTCTGTGGTGAATAATGGTAATGGCCCTAGTGGTGGTTATCCAGACCGTCCACGCAGCCAGCGCGAACGAGGCATCTGGGTCATCGAGCGCTATAGCGCGGTTAAAAACTCTCAAGACCAAACAGTGGCGCCTTACACCATACATAGCGACGGCAGTGTGACTTGGCTTTATCAAGAAAATGACAAGCCTGATGACAAGCCAAAACTAGAAGTGGCTAAGTGGAGTGAAACTAACGACAAAGGTGACATCGTTGAAATTACAGCCTTTATTGATGAAGCTAGCTCTAAAGATATTGCCGCCGATAAAGAGCGCATTCTAAAAGCCTTTACCGATGATAAAGGCAACCGTCTTTACCAAGAGTGCACTGACTCAAGTTATCATTATGAGATCAATTGCTTAGAGTATCGCCCTGGCACCAATATTCCGCTTACCGGTAATATGTATGTGCCGCGCTACACTGAGCTGCGCTTAGGGGATAACGAAGCTAAAGCTATGATCAAGGCCGCCAATTTAGGCAGCAATATCGAGCGCTTATATCAACACGAATTATATTTCCGCACCAAAGGTAAACAAGGTGAGCGCTTAAGCAGCGTTGATCTTAATCGCCTATACCAGAACATGACGGTATGGCTGTGGAATGACTTAGATTATCGCTATGAAGCGGATGCAACTGATGAGCTCGGCTTTAAGCGTTTTACTGAGTATCTAAACTGCTATAGCGACAACCGCGCTGGCGGCGGTACTACTTGCCCTGCTGATTTGCATAAGCAAATGCGCGAAACAAGCATGATGCTAGACGTTAACCAAGGCAGCTATGCGGGTTACATGAACCCAAGCTATCCACTTAATTACATGGAAAAACCAGTCACGCGCTTAATGTTAGGTCGCTCGTTCTGGGACTTAGATATTAAGGTGGATATTCGCCAATACCCAGGTGAAGCGAATGGCGCTAGCAGCCAAGGCAGTAACCCCCAAGTCGTGTTAAGTGGCACAAAAGCTGCCTGGTTTGCAGGCAATCGTCAAGCAACCGGCCAATGGGCAGTCGCGCAGCAAGCCTTTAGTGTCAGCGTTGGTAGCCATGAGCCCATCACAATTACCGTGGCACTCAATGATGATTTAACTGGCCGTGAAAAGCACGAGCTTGGCTTAATGCGCCCACCGCGTATCAGCCAAAGCTTTACTTTGAACAGTGGCAATATTGGTAATAGCCATGAGCTTACCGTGCCTTATGGCGGCTTAATCTATGCCCAAGGTCTCAGCGCTGAGACAGTCACCCTTAACTTTATTGGTACTGTCGATGCGCCCTTGTATCAAGATGATGGCACTACTAGTGGCTGGATAAACCCACAATCATCACCTGCCCCTATTGGTGATGTCGTGAGCCAAAGCTTTATCTTTACTGCCGCCAAAGCCAACCTCAAGGCCGAAAATTATGACGGTAAGCTGGCAACCTTTGCCGGTGAGCTTGATCAATTTAGCGATGATTTAAATCGTTTTTATGGGCGCGATGAAGGTCTTACTGGCGAAGACAATCGTAAAGCCACAGATAAGAGCATCAGCAATCATAGACATCACTTTGTTAACGATGTCGCTATCAGCATAGGCGCCGCGCATTCAGGTTATCCTGTGATGAATAGCAGCTTTAACGCTAATAGTAACAATGTAAATATCACGCCACTTAACAATTGGTTACTGTGGCACGAAGTAGGACATAACTCTGCCGAAGCGCCATTTACCGTGGAAGGCGCAACTGAAGTGGCCAACAACTTGCTTGGTTTGTACATGCAAGATAAGCACCTTGGCACCATGACCCGTGTGGCTCAAGATATTCGTATCGCCCCTGACTATATTGCAGCCGCTAAAGGCCAAGCATGGGCTGATGGCGGCGCCGGTGAGCGCTTAGTGATGTTCGCGCAGTTAAAAGAGTGGGCCGAAACTGAGTTTGTTATTAAGGATTGGTATCAAGGGGAAGAACCAGATTACTACAGTGATCGCCAAGGTATGAAAGGCTGGAATCTGTTTACCTTCATGCATCGCTTAACTCGTAATGCCAATGATGGCGAGGTTAACTTACCTGGTGAGAACCTGTGCAATAAGGCAGATAACGGCTTAACTAAGGGGGATCGCTTAATGCTGTGCGCCTCTTACGCCAGTCAAATTGACTTAAGTGAATTTTTCAAGGCATGGAATCCAGGCGCTACCGCCTATATGACGCCAGCAAGCACTACCCCTAATTATGAGGGCGGTATTAGCGATAATGGCATGAACAAGGTCAAAGCCCTTAACTTGCGTAAGCCAAGTAAAGATCCGCTCAAGATTGATAGCGTCAGCGCTTTTAAAAACTAAACACTGATAACTAATTTATAGTCATTAGTCATTACCCATAAGCCAGTGGCAACCTTGCCGCTGGCTTATGGCATCAGCACCACAATTCCCCGCTTAATCACTCTCTGCCATTAACTTTTATCATGAAACTCTTATTATCAAACTCTTGTCATGAAACTCACGGCTAACTCAGGCACTAAGCGCTGTTACTCAATGCTGTCACTACACAGCGCCGTTACCTTAAGTGTTAAGTTTCTCGACCTCTTAGCACTTAGCTTGAACCACAATACTTTAGTTGTTGTTTTAGCAGCAATATGTTCTAGTGAACGGGTCAAATTGCCATTTAACGACTAGGCTTAGCCAAGACGTTAACATCATTAGGGGTAGTACATGATTGACGCATCACTAACTGTCATTGGTTGGCGCGAATGGGTGGTGCTACCGCACATTGCCCCTCAGCCTATCAAGATGAAAGTTGATACTGGCGCCAAAACATCGTGTTTGCATGCGTTCAAAGTGAAGCCATTTAGTAAAAATGGCCAAGCGTGGATCCGATTTTGGTTACACCCCAATCAAGACTCAATGGAAGAAGCCGTATGTGAAAGCCCAGTGTTTGATAGACGGTATGTCACTGATTCTGG is from Shewanella sp. SNU WT4 and encodes:
- a CDS encoding LuxR C-terminal-related transcriptional regulator, with the translated sequence MENRVIYIASADAGWLNMVAAGMASIFEEIQFTTVNDVQGLWHLPSSALVIYDKASLGNPTALLINPRERGGKWLIVNADSLDEESVPGLISLGFSGLIVKNQTLERMPRAIRTLTANELWFSRHAMSLSLKQNFNLSSQPTNAIHVLSAKYNLSVREQQVFLCLVQGQANKDIALAMNLSPSTIKCHVAVILQKTGKQGRSQVSALLLEDALECVI
- a CDS encoding UvrD-helicase domain-containing protein, producing MPVTPIFSSHIGRICGAPSAALSISQAGIRFQSQGQMIDLSWRSLIAPPQWHLSLFGWIIQLPCADKTWQIAMVSYGAEQTYLQPMLTFWLQAQRQPLLKFVEHLRPSLSQQYPRNSHLQRLHEYARQEQNKWQLADIAIKNSRLVIDEPLALAIQELLTIAAWTRADRQAEQERFVTSQLSQFQSLFDSIESRPLTLSQRRACIIDEHNNLLLAGAGSGKTSVMVGRSAYLLASGQAQAEDLLLLAFGRDAANELSMRIQDKLKGAAVLATTFHSLGLSIIQQVEGQAPSLSPWQQDNQGLHDWVKAELANLMQDPAYSFQVQEYFERWHLLEKHPHDFASRASHHNYLNEQQIVSLKGDKVANFSERVLANWLFSRQIDYHYQAAHKNELSRFHLPQLGLYLHFFSLDKAKRSPEYVDNAHYQGQIATTINGYKEQQTPHIDLYYYQAQQGQLLPALIKALARLGIEPSAIPANHWLRDSQLAQPLMAQLARQLAGQIGLFKLHQLDDSKAKARWLKRLGQGTNKAPLLAELELLQPLVSRYQAHLKQANQIDFDDMIIRACQYVTSGQFVSPWRFIMVDEFQDISAPRAQLILALRNSVKSSSLFCVGDDWQAIYRFAGSDVNYTRQFSAQFGDSSINHLDTSFRFNERIAAVASNFVQTNPQQIAKSIQCLSKGKTSAVSLISAPHIQQQSLEIITKLLAQHASAVKDGGHSTIGKMAPRSVLILSRFRFHLPSAAQLKKWQQEWPNLTISAMTIHASKGMEADIVIISPLISGQFGLPARQVTPLLLDALLPPKEAYPFAEERRLLYVALTRAKEQVYLLSDSEQTSEFIAELALKKMPL
- the yjjG gene encoding pyrimidine 5'-nucleotidase, with protein sequence MNLDAYQFDWILFDADETLFHFDAFAGLKLLFSRHGVAFSEQDFEEYQLINQPLWLEYQRGTIDAEHLQTTRFNAWATKLGCSASALNHGFLMAMADICEPLPGVRELLASIGPRYRLGIITNGFTQLQQVRLQKTGLSDYFSLVVISEQVGVAKPDPAIFTHSLMLMSDVSGAQVAPHKVLMVGDNLHADILGGNNSGLATCWYNPSGKPRVPEVLPSIEISHHDQLRQLLS
- a CDS encoding SslE/AcfD family lipoprotein zinc metalloprotease, whose protein sequence is MNKHLICWAFIASLGGCGGSSSSNNENPQPPGPEIPVPPEPTLLHVSFSLDGKSTFGQMVICNDEAAADFKINVGDSVSCHYQDQGQNVLLASFSNVQADKARAGQSTERKQLLLAASDNFIDNANASSNAQTLIATMGTVRGEFIDLRLSSLQALQFSNYYQHDLDMEVDAFAELIKQKEANDNQVGKLPSTHVPDSKPTVTPGASSDLNAGFVAANAEASYHYQPKDTILSRAILTDSDGTPVAGVEYFSRGSRGVTDATGEFTFVWGDTIEFGIDTFTLGSVRGNQQQVSLPQLGEGDLGLNAQTLVKRYSEDKGDHWQVPEQVAQTFAQYPNVINEIIALGLSAHDQSLELGDGQTQVVAGEFLAQFNQGQAQIIDKALCKNHCQSSDAPMVMSASANAKDEAGKILAEVQKLWGSTSAVQQQGWQAVNNFHVFHDSTNFYGSTGNARGQSTVNIANTAFPILMARNDNNYWLPFGSKKAWDPQSLAYITEAPSKVIVDKVGAETATFNLPFISLGEIGQGKIMVMGNARYNSVLVCPNGYSWDGGVDKGQCIKSNDSNDMKGFFQNVFKYLTANQAGATFDNPMTVGTNIAKAYFKRGGQVPGNNADFVIHPDFGVTAEQLTSFDGLDPASMPLLILNGFEYALATNGNPYHLVMSADVSKPKISQDDATALIDYVSRGGSILIMETLISNDKDTAYARLLDSAGIAFGQGNSVVNNGNGPSGGYPDRPRSQRERGIWVIERYSAVKNSQDQTVAPYTIHSDGSVTWLYQENDKPDDKPKLEVAKWSETNDKGDIVEITAFIDEASSKDIAADKERILKAFTDDKGNRLYQECTDSSYHYEINCLEYRPGTNIPLTGNMYVPRYTELRLGDNEAKAMIKAANLGSNIERLYQHELYFRTKGKQGERLSSVDLNRLYQNMTVWLWNDLDYRYEADATDELGFKRFTEYLNCYSDNRAGGGTTCPADLHKQMRETSMMLDVNQGSYAGYMNPSYPLNYMEKPVTRLMLGRSFWDLDIKVDIRQYPGEANGASSQGSNPQVVLSGTKAAWFAGNRQATGQWAVAQQAFSVSVGSHEPITITVALNDDLTGREKHELGLMRPPRISQSFTLNSGNIGNSHELTVPYGGLIYAQGLSAETVTLNFIGTVDAPLYQDDGTTSGWINPQSSPAPIGDVVSQSFIFTAAKANLKAENYDGKLATFAGELDQFSDDLNRFYGRDEGLTGEDNRKATDKSISNHRHHFVNDVAISIGAAHSGYPVMNSSFNANSNNVNITPLNNWLLWHEVGHNSAEAPFTVEGATEVANNLLGLYMQDKHLGTMTRVAQDIRIAPDYIAAAKGQAWADGGAGERLVMFAQLKEWAETEFVIKDWYQGEEPDYYSDRQGMKGWNLFTFMHRLTRNANDGEVNLPGENLCNKADNGLTKGDRLMLCASYASQIDLSEFFKAWNPGATAYMTPASTTPNYEGGISDNGMNKVKALNLRKPSKDPLKIDSVSAFKN
- a CDS encoding RimK/LysX family protein, giving the protein MIDASLTVIGWREWVVLPHIAPQPIKMKVDTGAKTSCLHAFKVKPFSKNGQAWIRFWLHPNQDSMEEAVCESPVFDRRYVTDSGGHKQLRYVIKTPLQIGTQEFDIEMTITNRDNMKFRMLLGRRALAGRFMVDSQASFLTSAPTSR